In Pirellulaceae bacterium, one DNA window encodes the following:
- a CDS encoding DUF3311 domain-containing protein has translation MKYIIWALVVVLLLVHQDNWFWTDATLVFGFIPIGLLWHAGISICAVMVWYLATIYAWPSHLEYVEEPSTDGEAE, from the coding sequence ATGAAATACATCATCTGGGCTCTTGTTGTCGTCCTACTTTTAGTTCACCAAGACAATTGGTTCTGGACCGATGCCACCTTGGTTTTCGGTTTCATTCCCATTGGGCTGTTGTGGCACGCGGGTATTTCAATCTGCGCCGTGATGGTCTGGTATTTAGCCACGATTTATGCGTGGCCATCCCACTTGGAGTACGTCGAAGAACCCTCAACTGATGGAGAGGCGGAATGA